The following proteins are encoded in a genomic region of Streptomyces collinus Tu 365:
- a CDS encoding CobW family GTP-binding protein: MGNSSGPQIPVVVLAGFLGSGKTTLLNHLLHRSGGSRIGAIVNDFGAIEIDAMAVAGALGDSTVSLGNGCLCCAVDASELDEYLDRLAAPGAGIDVIVIEASGLAEPQELVRMVLASEHPGIVYGGLVEVVDAAEFDATRAEHPEIDRHLALADLVVVNKTDRVPDPDRVLALVRSLTDRAAVVPAVHGRIDPEFLFDRRPSEERVGQLSFDDLHRHGDDHATHAHTAYESLSFSSDVPMEPRRLMRFLDSRPEGLYRVKGYVDFGPYDTVNRYAVHVVGRFLRFYPEPWAAADDRRTQLVLIGRGIDTGTLGKELRACRDDAPLADEHGMWGVLRYVQGSQEEPDAGPYEARDSGVGV; encoded by the coding sequence TTGGGGAACAGCAGCGGTCCGCAGATCCCGGTCGTCGTCCTGGCCGGATTCCTGGGCTCGGGGAAGACCACGCTCCTCAACCACCTGCTGCACCGCAGCGGAGGCAGCCGTATCGGGGCGATCGTCAACGACTTCGGCGCCATCGAGATCGACGCGATGGCCGTCGCGGGAGCCCTCGGCGACTCCACCGTCTCCCTCGGCAACGGCTGCCTGTGCTGTGCCGTCGACGCGAGCGAACTCGACGAGTACCTGGACCGGCTCGCCGCACCCGGCGCCGGCATCGACGTCATCGTCATCGAGGCCAGCGGGCTCGCCGAGCCGCAGGAACTGGTCCGCATGGTCCTCGCCAGCGAGCACCCCGGCATCGTCTACGGCGGTCTCGTCGAGGTCGTCGACGCGGCGGAGTTCGACGCCACCCGGGCCGAACACCCCGAGATCGACCGGCACCTCGCCCTCGCCGACCTCGTGGTCGTCAACAAGACCGACCGGGTGCCCGACCCCGACCGCGTCCTCGCCCTCGTCCGGTCGCTCACCGACCGCGCCGCCGTCGTCCCCGCGGTCCACGGCCGCATCGACCCCGAGTTCCTCTTCGACCGCAGGCCGAGCGAGGAGCGCGTCGGGCAGTTGTCCTTCGACGACCTGCACCGGCACGGCGACGACCACGCCACCCATGCGCACACGGCGTACGAGAGCCTGTCGTTCAGCTCCGACGTGCCCATGGAGCCGCGCCGGCTCATGCGGTTCCTGGACAGCCGCCCCGAGGGGCTGTACCGGGTCAAGGGATACGTCGACTTCGGGCCGTACGACACCGTCAACCGGTACGCCGTGCACGTCGTCGGGCGCTTCCTGCGCTTCTACCCCGAGCCCTGGGCCGCGGCCGACGACCGCCGCACCCAGCTCGTGCTGATCGGCCGCGGCATCGACACCGGCACGCTCGGCAAGGAACTCCGGGCGTGCCGCGACGACGCCCCGCTCGCCGACGAGCACGGCATGTGGGGCGTCCTGCGCTACGTGCAGGGCTCCCAGGAGGAACCCGACGCCGGGCCCTACGAGGCCCGGGACAGCGGCGTCGGAGTCTGA
- a CDS encoding M16 family metallopeptidase: protein MPMGHTTTAEAGSGGLTATEHRLANGLRVVLSEDHLTPVAAVCLWYDVGSRHEVKGRTGLAHLFEHLMFQGSAQVTGNGHFELVQGAGGSLNGTTSFERTNYFETMPAHQLELALWLEADRMGSLLAALDDESMENQRDVVKNERRQRYDNVPYGTAFEKLTALAYPEGHPYHHTPIGSMADLDAATLEDARAFFRTYYAPNNAVLSVVGDIDPQQTLAWVEKYFGSIASHDGKPEPRDGSLPQVIGEQVREVVVEEVPARALMAAYRLPHDGTRDADAADVALTILGGGESSRLYNRLVRRDRTAVAAGFGLLRLAGAPSLGWLDVKTSGDVEVPVIETAIDEELARFAEEGPTPEEMERAQAQLEREWLDRLGTVAGRADELCRYAVLFGDPQLALTAVKRVLEVTPEEVKEVAKARLRPDNRAVLVYEPKSPETVEDADVPGDPESEATVEAGNDNEETAK from the coding sequence ATGCCCATGGGTCACACGACCACGGCCGAGGCAGGCTCCGGGGGCCTGACAGCGACCGAGCACCGGCTGGCCAACGGTCTGCGCGTGGTGCTCTCCGAGGACCACCTGACCCCGGTGGCGGCGGTCTGCCTCTGGTACGACGTCGGCTCCCGCCACGAAGTCAAGGGACGCACCGGCCTGGCTCACCTTTTCGAGCACCTGATGTTCCAGGGCTCGGCGCAGGTCACGGGCAACGGCCACTTCGAGCTGGTGCAGGGCGCGGGCGGCTCGCTGAACGGCACCACCAGCTTCGAGCGCACCAACTACTTCGAGACGATGCCCGCCCACCAGCTGGAGCTCGCCCTCTGGCTGGAGGCCGACCGCATGGGCTCCCTGCTCGCGGCCCTGGACGACGAGTCCATGGAGAACCAGCGGGACGTCGTCAAGAACGAGCGCCGCCAGCGCTACGACAACGTGCCCTACGGCACCGCCTTCGAGAAGCTGACCGCCCTCGCCTACCCGGAGGGCCACCCGTACCACCACACGCCGATCGGCTCGATGGCGGACCTGGACGCGGCCACCCTGGAGGACGCGCGCGCGTTCTTCCGCACCTACTACGCGCCCAACAACGCGGTGCTCTCCGTGGTCGGCGACATCGACCCGCAGCAGACGCTGGCCTGGGTGGAGAAGTACTTCGGCTCCATCGCCTCCCACGACGGCAAGCCCGAGCCCCGCGACGGCTCCCTGCCGCAGGTCATCGGGGAGCAGGTGCGCGAGGTCGTCGTGGAGGAGGTCCCGGCGCGCGCCCTGATGGCCGCCTACCGGCTTCCGCACGACGGCACCCGCGACGCGGACGCGGCCGACGTGGCGCTGACGATCCTGGGCGGCGGCGAGTCCTCCCGCCTGTACAACCGGCTCGTGCGCCGCGACCGCACGGCGGTCGCGGCCGGCTTCGGCCTGCTGCGCCTGGCCGGCGCGCCCTCGCTCGGCTGGCTGGACGTGAAGACCTCCGGTGACGTCGAGGTGCCGGTCATCGAGACCGCGATCGACGAGGAGCTGGCCCGCTTCGCCGAGGAGGGCCCCACGCCCGAGGAGATGGAGCGCGCCCAGGCCCAGCTGGAGCGCGAGTGGCTGGACCGGCTCGGCACCGTGGCCGGCCGCGCCGACGAACTGTGCCGCTACGCGGTCCTGTTCGGGGACCCGCAGCTCGCCCTCACCGCCGTCAAGCGCGTCCTGGAGGTGACCCCCGAGGAGGTCAAGGAGGTCGCCAAGGCGCGCCTGCGGCCCGACAACCGCGCGGTGCTCGTCTACGAGCCGAAGTCCCCCGAGACCGTCGAGGACGCCGACGTCCCCGGGGACCCGGAATCGGAGGCCACCGTAGAGGCCGGCAACGACAACGAGGAGACGGCCAAGTGA
- a CDS encoding DNA gyrase/topoisomerase IV subunit A, whose product MARRSTKTPPPDDAYEERILDIDVVDEMRGSYLEYAYSVIYSRALPDARDGLKPVHRRIVYQMNEMGLRPERGYVKCARVVGEVMGKLHPHGDASIYDALVRMAQPFSMRVPLVDGHGNFGSLGNDDPPAAMRYTECRMAEATSLMTESIEEDTVDFAPNYDGQEQEPVALPAAFPNLLVNGSSGIAVGMATNMPPHNLREVIAAARHLIRFPNADLDALMKLVPGPDLPTGGRIVGLDGVRDAYATGRGTFKMRASVAIETVTARRKGLVVTELPFTVGPEKVIAKIKDLVNAKKIQGIADVKDLTDREHGLRLVIEIKNGFVPEAVLEQLYKLTPMEESFGINNVALVDGQPLTLGLKELLEVYLDHRFEVVRRRSEYRRGKRRDRLHLVEGLLTALVDIDEVIRLIRSSENSAQAKQRLMERFSLSEVQTQYILDTPLRRLTKYDRIELEAEKEKLTAEIEELTRILESDAELRKLVSAELAAVAKKFGTDRRTVLLESAGTPVAAVPLQVADDPCRVLLSSTGLVARTADNEPFPKDAGAKRVKHDVIVSAVPATARGEIGVVTSSGRLLRINVVDLPQLAAPAAPPNLSGGAPLAEFVSLEDDETVVCLTTLDESSPGLALGTEQGVVKRVVPDYPSNKDELEVITLKDGDRIVGAVELRTGEEDLVFVTDDAQLLRFQASIVRPQGRPAGGMAGIKLTEGAKVITFTAVDPAADAVVFTVAGSRGTLDDSVQTTAKLTPFDQYPRKGRATGGVRCQRFLKGEDCLALAWAGPVPARAAQKNGTPAELPEVDPRRDGSGTSLPKTVGVVAGPVF is encoded by the coding sequence ATGGCCCGCCGCAGCACGAAGACCCCGCCGCCCGACGATGCGTACGAGGAGCGGATCCTCGACATCGACGTCGTGGACGAGATGCGTGGCTCCTACCTCGAGTACGCGTACTCGGTCATCTACTCGCGCGCCCTGCCGGACGCCCGTGACGGCCTGAAGCCGGTGCACCGCCGGATCGTCTACCAGATGAACGAGATGGGCCTGCGCCCCGAGCGCGGTTACGTGAAGTGCGCCCGTGTCGTCGGCGAGGTCATGGGCAAGCTGCACCCGCACGGAGACGCGTCGATCTACGACGCCCTGGTCCGCATGGCCCAGCCGTTCTCGATGCGCGTCCCGCTGGTCGACGGCCACGGCAACTTCGGCTCGCTGGGCAACGACGACCCGCCCGCCGCCATGCGGTACACCGAGTGCCGGATGGCCGAGGCGACGAGCCTGATGACCGAGTCCATCGAAGAGGACACGGTCGACTTCGCACCCAACTACGACGGCCAGGAGCAGGAGCCGGTGGCCCTGCCCGCCGCCTTCCCGAACCTGCTGGTCAACGGCTCCTCCGGCATCGCGGTCGGCATGGCGACGAACATGCCGCCGCACAACCTGCGCGAGGTCATCGCGGCCGCCCGCCACCTGATCAGGTTCCCGAACGCGGACCTGGACGCGCTGATGAAGCTCGTCCCGGGCCCCGACCTGCCCACGGGCGGCCGGATCGTCGGCCTGGACGGCGTCCGGGACGCGTACGCGACGGGCCGTGGCACCTTCAAGATGCGCGCGTCGGTCGCGATCGAGACGGTGACCGCCCGCCGCAAGGGCCTGGTCGTCACCGAGCTGCCGTTCACGGTCGGCCCGGAGAAGGTGATCGCCAAGATCAAGGACCTGGTCAACGCCAAGAAGATCCAGGGCATCGCGGACGTCAAGGACCTCACCGACCGCGAGCACGGTCTGCGCCTGGTCATCGAGATCAAGAACGGCTTCGTGCCGGAGGCCGTCCTGGAGCAGCTGTACAAGCTGACCCCGATGGAGGAGTCCTTCGGCATCAACAACGTGGCCCTGGTGGACGGCCAGCCGCTCACCCTGGGCCTGAAGGAGCTGCTCGAGGTCTACCTCGACCACCGCTTCGAGGTCGTCCGCCGCCGCAGCGAGTACCGCCGCGGCAAGCGCCGCGACCGGCTGCACCTGGTCGAGGGCCTGCTGACCGCGCTGGTCGACATCGACGAGGTCATCCGGCTGATCCGCTCCAGCGAGAACTCCGCCCAGGCCAAGCAGCGCCTGATGGAGCGGTTCTCGCTGAGCGAGGTCCAGACGCAGTACATCCTCGACACGCCGCTGCGCCGGCTCACCAAGTACGACCGCATCGAGCTGGAGGCGGAGAAGGAGAAGCTCACCGCGGAGATCGAGGAGCTGACCCGGATCCTGGAGTCGGACGCGGAGCTGCGCAAGCTGGTCTCGGCCGAACTGGCGGCGGTGGCGAAGAAGTTCGGCACCGACCGGCGCACGGTCCTGCTGGAGTCCGCGGGCACCCCGGTGGCGGCGGTGCCGCTCCAGGTCGCCGACGACCCCTGCCGGGTGCTGCTCTCCTCCACCGGCCTGGTGGCCCGCACGGCGGACAACGAGCCGTTCCCGAAGGACGCCGGCGCAAAGCGGGTGAAGCACGACGTGATCGTCTCGGCGGTGCCGGCGACCGCGCGGGGCGAGATCGGCGTGGTGACCTCGTCCGGGCGTCTGCTGCGGATCAACGTGGTCGACCTGCCGCAGCTGGCCGCCCCGGCGGCCCCGCCGAACCTCTCCGGAGGGGCGCCGCTCGCGGAGTTCGTGTCCCTGGAGGACGACGAGACGGTGGTCTGCCTGACCACGCTGGACGAGTCGTCCCCGGGTCTGGCGCTGGGCACCGAGCAGGGTGTCGTCAAGCGTGTGGTGCCCGACTACCCGTCCAACAAGGACGAGCTGGAGGTCATCACGCTGAAGGACGGCGACCGGATCGTCGGCGCGGTGGAACTGCGCACCGGCGAGGAGGACCTGGTGTTCGTCACGGACGACGCGCAACTGCTGCGCTTCCAGGCCTCCATCGTGCGTCCGCAGGGCCGTCCGGCCGGTGGCATGGCGGGCATCAAGCTCACCGAGGGCGCCAAGGTCATCACGTTCACGGCGGTCGACCCGGCGGCGGACGCGGTGGTCTTCACGGTGGCGGGCTCGCGCGGCACGCTGGACGACTCCGTGCAGACGACGGCCAAGCTGACGCCGTTCGACCAGTACCCGCGCAAGGGCCGGGCCACCGGCGGTGTGCGCTGCCAGCGGTTCCTGAAGGGCGAGGACTGTCTGGCGCTGGCCTGGGCGGGTCCCGTCCCGGCCCGGGCGGCGCAGAAGAACGGCACTCCGGCGGAGCTGCCGGAGGTGGACCCGCGCCGTGACGGCTCGGGCACCTCGCTGCCGAAGACGGTGGGAGTGGTCGCGGGGCCGGTGTTCTAG